From [Clostridium] symbiosum, a single genomic window includes:
- a CDS encoding [Fe-Fe] hydrogenase large subunit C-terminal domain-containing protein yields the protein MPIIDFKAAMCKHCYKCVRDCEVKSIMIRDGHAYIMPNRCILCGQCLISCPQSAKKMSSELDKVKQFLSEDKPVILSLSSAYIGLFHYRTRGQVKSAFTKLGFTDVRDTAEAAAMATGEYVKLLEKGEMKNIITTACPSIVNLIEIHYPELIDDLAPVLIPSGIHTRMLKEEYGEEARIVFAGPCIAEKEKMRAVRPDAVLTFEELKEWLEDEGITINECEDTDFDERHLGANLRYPISGGLLTSVEATKKSHDKYRKFYVSGVKDCLDVCEAMTTGEVEGCFIEMNACHGGCINGPATAATVSSFKVKLDLEEMLPKEAADLSSLNENARKVPIARTFKNRAMKEIMPTEEEIREILKKTGKNRPEQELNCGACGYPTCRDKAIAVCQKKAELNMCIPYLYDRARSLSHLVMETSPNIIMIIDEDMKILECSAASEKYFSLKRKEMKGHLLGEFIDTEDVEEVFRTHASIHSKKVIYPELNLATIQNIAYIAKGNLVIATFIDVTREEKQEQQEYEKRKATIELAQKVIYKQMMVAQEIAGLLGETTAETKTTLTKLCSLIDDGNESEVR from the coding sequence ATGCCGATAATTGATTTCAAAGCCGCAATGTGCAAGCACTGTTATAAATGCGTCCGCGACTGTGAAGTAAAATCCATTATGATCCGTGACGGCCATGCCTACATTATGCCGAACCGCTGTATTCTCTGCGGCCAGTGCCTGATAAGCTGCCCGCAGTCGGCGAAGAAGATGTCCAGTGAGCTGGATAAGGTGAAGCAGTTTCTCAGCGAGGATAAACCGGTGATTCTGTCGCTTTCCTCCGCCTATATCGGCCTGTTTCACTACAGGACGAGGGGACAGGTGAAATCGGCCTTCACAAAGCTGGGATTTACGGATGTGCGTGATACGGCCGAGGCCGCTGCGATGGCGACCGGAGAATATGTAAAACTGCTGGAAAAGGGCGAGATGAAGAATATCATCACAACGGCCTGCCCCAGCATAGTGAACCTGATAGAAATCCATTATCCCGAGCTGATTGACGATCTGGCCCCGGTGCTGATTCCTTCGGGCATCCATACGAGAATGCTGAAGGAGGAGTATGGGGAGGAGGCCCGCATTGTGTTTGCCGGCCCCTGCATCGCAGAGAAAGAGAAGATGAGAGCAGTCAGGCCCGACGCCGTCCTCACTTTTGAGGAGCTGAAGGAATGGCTGGAGGATGAAGGAATTACGATAAATGAATGCGAGGACACCGATTTCGACGAGCGCCATCTGGGAGCCAATCTGCGCTACCCGATCAGCGGAGGGCTGCTCACATCGGTGGAGGCGACCAAGAAGAGCCACGATAAGTACCGCAAGTTTTATGTCAGCGGTGTGAAGGACTGCCTGGATGTCTGCGAAGCCATGACGACAGGGGAAGTGGAGGGCTGTTTTATCGAGATGAACGCCTGCCACGGCGGCTGTATCAACGGGCCTGCCACGGCGGCCACGGTTTCGAGTTTTAAGGTGAAGCTGGATCTGGAAGAGATGCTTCCAAAGGAAGCGGCGGATTTGTCCTCCCTGAATGAGAATGCAAGGAAGGTTCCCATTGCCCGCACCTTTAAAAACAGGGCCATGAAGGAGATTATGCCGACCGAGGAGGAAATCCGGGAAATCCTTAAGAAGACGGGCAAAAACAGGCCGGAGCAGGAATTAAACTGCGGAGCCTGCGGTTATCCGACCTGCCGCGACAAGGCGATTGCCGTCTGCCAGAAGAAGGCGGAGCTCAATATGTGCATCCCCTACCTCTATGACAGGGCAAGGTCGCTGTCCCATCTGGTGATGGAGACTTCGCCGAATATTATCATGATTATTGATGAGGATATGAAAATCCTGGAGTGTTCCGCCGCGTCGGAGAAATATTTCAGCCTGAAGCGCAAGGAGATGAAGGGACACCTTCTGGGAGAATTTATCGATACGGAGGATGTGGAGGAGGTCTTCAGGACCCACGCAAGCATTCACAGCAAAAAAGTGATTTATCCTGAGTTAAACCTGGCAACCATCCAGAATATCGCCTATATAGCCAAGGGAAATCTGGTAATCGCGACGTTTATCGACGTGACGCGGGAGGAGAAGCAGGAACAGCAGGAGTATGAGAAACGCAAAGCCACAATTGAACTGGCCCAGAAAGTAATCTATAAACAGATGATGGTAGCCCAGGAAATCGCCGGGCTTCTGGGTGAAACCACTGCAGAGACGAAAACGACGCTTACGAAACTTTGTTCTTTGATTGACGATGGGAACGAAAGTGAGGTCCGATAA
- a CDS encoding NAD(P)H-dependent oxidoreductase subunit E, with the protein MRVSICIGSACHLKGSREVIKKLQQLVSDNKLDGQVDLNGDFCSGNCLKGVCVTVDGELYSVKPETTEEFFEKEILGRLK; encoded by the coding sequence ATGAGAGTATCGATCTGTATCGGAAGTGCCTGTCATCTGAAGGGTTCCAGAGAAGTGATTAAGAAACTTCAGCAGCTTGTCAGTGACAACAAGCTGGACGGCCAGGTGGATTTGAACGGAGATTTCTGTTCAGGCAATTGTCTGAAGGGAGTCTGTGTGACGGTGGACGGAGAATTATATTCCGTAAAACCGGAGACGACGGAAGAATTCTTTGAAAAAGAGATTTTAGGACGGCTTAAATAA